In Eleginops maclovinus isolate JMC-PN-2008 ecotype Puerto Natales chromosome 19, JC_Emac_rtc_rv5, whole genome shotgun sequence, the sequence ACGGCTAACCTCCAGCTGCAGCGTGATGTTCGGATGTCTGGTGGCCGGTAGGTTGGTGCAGACGGACGCGGTGCAGGTCACCTCGGACAAGTTCGTGTTCAACCTGCCGGACTATGAGAACGTGAACCACGTGGTGGTGTTCATGCTGGGCACGGTTCCGTTCCCAGCCGGTACGGGAGGAGCGGTCTACTTCTCCTTCCTGGACCCTGCAGGCGGCGGCGCGGTGTGGCAGCTGCTCGGCTTCATCACCAACGAGAAACCCAGTGCCATATTTAAGATCTCCGGGCTCAAGGCGGGGGAGGGCGGGGTAAACCCTTTCGGTATGATGGCCTCCTCCTCCCAGCTGTCGCCCTCCGTCGCTCAGGTAGGAGGACCAGTTGTCCGACTTTAGGAGCATAGCTGGGAGAAGTGCCAgggtgtaggaatactctgacacaagtaaaagtcctgcattcaaaatgttacttcagtaaaagtaccaaaGCATCAGCATCtaaaaagt encodes:
- the hikeshi gene encoding protein Hikeshi, with translation MFGCLVAGRLVQTDAVQVTSDKFVFNLPDYENVNHVVVFMLGTVPFPAGTGGAVYFSFLDPAGGGAVWQLLGFITNEKPSAIFKISGLKAGEGGVNPFGMMASSSQLSPSVAQVGVSVEALDQLAQQMPVSSAAVSTTDSFLQFTQKMLDSLYNFASSFAVSQAQMTPNPSETFIPSSCVLKWYENFQRRMSQNPNFWKN